TGGGGCCGAAGCGAACAAGCGCCGACCAGCAGTCATCGTCAGTAACGACGGCGCAAACGCTACCGCCGCTCGCTTAGGCCGCGGAGTCGTGACCGTCGTACCGGTCACCTCGAACGTCGCTCGTGTCTATCCCTTCCAAGTCAGGCTGTCCGGCAAGGCGGCGGGCCTGCGCAAGGAGTCCAAGGCGCAAGCCGAACAGGTTCGCTCAGTCGCCGTTCAGCGCATCGGCCCTCTCCTTGGACGGGTCCCAGCAGCCCTCATGGAGCAGATCGACGAAGCCCTCCGACTCCACCTCGCGCTCTAACCAGGTTTCGTCGTTCTGGATCAGACCCACCGCCCTTTTGGCGAACGGCGGCCCGGCGCAGTAGGACGATTTCGATCGCCGGCCAGCGAAGGCCAGTTAGCAGTTTGGGCGCGCGTTCGGAGCGGTGCGCTGATACCATGACACCGTGGCTAAGAACTTCACGGTGAGACTGCCCGATGACGTGGCCGCCGACGCCGAAGCTCTCGCTCGAGCGGAGGGCAAAAGCCTCAACGAGACCGTCAAGACCGCGCTCGTCGAGGCTGTCGAGCGCCGGCGCAACGATCCACAGTTCAAGAAGACCCTGAAGAAGATCATCGAACAGGACCGAGAGCTGCTCGAACGCCTGGCTAGGTGACGCTGGTGTTATGCGTCAGTCGCGGATCGGCGTGTAAAGGTGGATCTCCTGCCCATCGGGGTTCGCAAGCACTAGGAGAGACAGGCGTGGAGTGTCGATGATCGGGCCATGGGTAACGCCGAGTGCGTCGAGGTGCGCAACCCATGCCTGAAGCGCCAGGCGGTCTGCGACAGCGAAATTGGCGATGGCAAATACGCCTAGACCGCGTGCCGCCACTGGGTCCTCACGCAGAGCTAGCACGTCGCCGATGCCCGGTAACTCCCCGTGCACGCCCCGGACGACTCCGTCGGCGTCTGGGAACTCGATCGTTGTCCGAAACCCGAACACCCGCTGGTACCAGTCGAGCGCTGTATGCAGGTCGGTCACGGGGACCTTCACATTTCGCAGACCAAGGAGCTTCGGAACCGACATATCGATCTGACCAAGAACCTTCTGAAGGGTATGGGCCGACGACAGTCTTTCCTTCCAGATCCACCGCGCACAACGAGCTGACGCCACTGGCCCATAGCGTCGATTCCAGCGTCCGCGGGCGGACAGGGCGGCGGTCGAGCTGGACGAGCGCTAGATGGAGCGTTCGGTGGTTCCAACGGGCGCGGCGATCACCCTGGGGATAGAGCCCCTTCGACCGCGCCAG
The Acidimicrobiales bacterium genome window above contains:
- a CDS encoding type II toxin-antitoxin system PemK/MazF family toxin; translation: MLRGEIRLVNLDSVIGAEANKRRPAVIVSNDGANATAARLGRGVVTVVPVTSNVARVYPFQVRLSGKAAGLRKESKAQAEQVRSVAVQRIGPLLGRVPAALMEQIDEALRLHLAL
- a CDS encoding toxin-antitoxin system HicB family antitoxin, with amino-acid sequence MAKNFTVRLPDDVAADAEALARAEGKSLNETVKTALVEAVERRRNDPQFKKTLKKIIEQDRELLERLAR
- a CDS encoding VOC family protein, encoding MTDLHTALDWYQRVFGFRTTIEFPDADGVVRGVHGELPGIGDVLALREDPVAARGLGVFAIANFAVADRLALQAWVAHLDALGVTHGPIIDTPRLSLLVLANPDGQEIHLYTPIRD